From Gammaproteobacteria bacterium CG11_big_fil_rev_8_21_14_0_20_46_22:
CGCCATCGCCGCATAAGGCAATCACCTGGCGGTTTCGATCGTAACACTGCGCGCCGATCGCTTGTGACAGTGCATTGGCCATGGAGCCATGATTAAACGAGCCTAGCAAACGTCGCCGGCTGTTTAATTGCAAATACCGTGCCGACCAGACCGTGGGCGTGCCCACATCGCAACTGAAGACCGCATCGTCAGCCGCTTTTTCGCTGAGTAATCTCACCAAGGCTTGCGGGTGCACCACGCGGGTTTTATCGCTCACCACCGCGAGCTCATCCAAACCTTCGCGCGCTTTTTGATAGTGCGCGCGTGCGGTGGCTAAATGTGCATCGTCGGCTTTCACGGTTAACTTAGGCAATAAGGCATGAATCGTGGCTTTCACATCGCCCACCACACCTTGTGTTAAACACGCACGCTTGCCGAGGTTCGCCCCCTCAATATCCACCTGGATAATATTCGCTTTTTCGGGATAAAACTGACGATACGGAAAGCTAGAGCCCAAGATGAGCAGGGTGTCACAGGATTCCATGGCGTAATAACCGGATGAAAAGCCAATGAGGCCTGTCATGCCCACATCGTAAGGATTATCGTGTTCCACATGCTCTTTACCCCGTAATGCGTGCACCACTGGTGACTTTAAGGCTTCGGCAAGATTCAAGAGCTCATCGTGCGCGCCAGCACAACCTGCACCGCAGAGAATCGTCACTTTTTCGCTACTATTCAGCAAATTAGCCATCTTATCTAATTCATCACTGGAAGGTATGATCACCGGATTAGGCCGCTCGAGCTTACGCGGCAAAGGCGCATTTTCACAGAGGGAGAGGGCCACATCGCCCGACAGCACAAGAACCGCCACACCACGCTTGGCAATCGCCGCCTGCATGGCCAAATTCAGCATGTGCGGCATTTGGCTAGGGCGCGAAACCACCTCGCAAAACACGCTGCATTCTTTAAACACCGCCTCAGGGTGCGTTTCTTGGAAGTAATTCGAGCCGATTTCAGTGCTCGGGATATGCGCGGCAATAGCCAACACCGGTACTTGATTGCGTTGGCAATCGTACAAGCCATTAATTAAGTGCAAATTGCCCGGGCCACAGCTACCGGCACAGACCGTGAGCTCACCGCTCAAAGCCGCTTCAGCCCCTGCCGCAAACGCGGCCACTTCCTCGTGACGCGTGTGTATCCACTCAATGCTTTTTTGCTCGCGCAGGGCATCGGTAATGCCGTTGAGCGAATCGCCCACGATGCCGTAGATCCGCTTAATCCCTTGCGCATTTAAACTATCGACCAAGACTTGCGCCACATTGTGATGAGCCACGATAAGCTTCCTTGTTTGTGTAACATGAGCATCGAGTATAGGCCGGTGAAAAATAAAATGTCAAAGTCTGTAAGATGTTAAGACTTTCTTAACAATGTTGCTGAACAATGACATACTCAAGCATCGAATGACGAGCCCAATAATCAATGACAAGCAGGCATAGGGATATACAAATTGCAGTCACGCGTCTTTGCAATGAGGCCATAGCTCAAGAAGCAATATCCAAGCGTGCTCTTGCAATTCTTGAGGCGCTTAAGCTTCATATACTCCGAACCAAAGTCGAACAAATCACCCAGCCTTACGCTCTATTTGCTTCCTCAAAATCTCCTATAGATACCGAAAACGAATTGCGCACGGCCAAGGTATTGCAGTATGCCATCGCTAAACTTAATCAACTAAAAGCGTCTCTTCGCCCAACAGAGTTAATAACAGAATTAACGACGCTCGCACAAAGTGGGGCTGAGCCCGCAGGTGCAAGCCCAAGAAGGCCAGCGATGGGCGCTGCAGGTCCATCAAATACCGTCAATCCCTTAAATGTATTGTCCACATCATTCAAGGGCTATTGGGATACTTGCCAAAAACGCATAGAAACCTTATTACGCAAACAAGCGCCGTGTGTTAACGCCAGCACGCGAAGTAATCGGGCAGATCTAGATTTTAACCTCAGAGAATTTATTAAGTCAGTTAACACCTTATTTAAAACACCGGCACCATTTGAAACATCGGCACCATTTGAAACACCGGCACCATTTGAAACACCGGCACCGATTGAAACCCTGATAATCAACATCAAGAAGCTCTACGAAAACCAGGTTTTTAATACGATGAGCCAGAAAAAAGG
This genomic window contains:
- a CDS encoding ubiquinone-dependent pyruvate dehydrogenase codes for the protein MAHHNVAQVLVDSLNAQGIKRIYGIVGDSLNGITDALREQKSIEWIHTRHEEVAAFAAGAEAALSGELTVCAGSCGPGNLHLINGLYDCQRNQVPVLAIAAHIPSTEIGSNYFQETHPEAVFKECSVFCEVVSRPSQMPHMLNLAMQAAIAKRGVAVLVLSGDVALSLCENAPLPRKLERPNPVIIPSSDELDKMANLLNSSEKVTILCGAGCAGAHDELLNLAEALKSPVVHALRGKEHVEHDNPYDVGMTGLIGFSSGYYAMESCDTLLILGSSFPYRQFYPEKANIIQVDIEGANLGKRACLTQGVVGDVKATIHALLPKLTVKADDAHLATARAHYQKAREGLDELAVVSDKTRVVHPQALVRLLSEKAADDAVFSCDVGTPTVWSARYLQLNSRRRLLGSFNHGSMANALSQAIGAQCYDRNRQVIALCGDGGFTMLMGDVISLKQLNLPVKVIIINNGTLGFVELEMKATGFLDADTELQNPNFADMANAMGIHGIRVEKPQDLAGAIDECLAHDGPVVLDVVSNRTELIMPPKVTAEQVKGFGLYATKAVLSGRGDELVTLAKTNLWR